The following proteins are encoded in a genomic region of Actinomadura sp. NAK00032:
- a CDS encoding DUF5703 family protein, with product MAEYTYLVLSLPRGTTRDTARQILTEHAERGGWEIDRLRLYPDGRRRIQLRRKVIRAVRTF from the coding sequence ATGGCGGAGTACACCTACCTCGTCCTCTCACTGCCGCGCGGCACCACGCGGGATACCGCCCGGCAGATCCTGACCGAGCACGCGGAACGCGGCGGCTGGGAAATCGATCGGTTGCGCCTCTACCCGGACGGCCGCCGCCGTATTCAACTTCGCCGCAAGGTCATCCGCGCCGTCCGCACCTTCTGA
- the topA gene encoding type I DNA topoisomerase — MPAKNGTANSGRGNGAGTRLVIVESPAKAKTIAGYLGRGYIVESSIGHIRDLPGSASEVPAKYKGEPWAKLGVNVEREFEPLYVVNSDKRQQVQKLKKLLAEADELYLATDEDREGEAIAWHLQEVLKPKVPVHRMVFNEITKDAIQRAAANPRELNMPLVDAQETRRVLDRLYGYEVSPVLWKKVMPKLSAGRVQSVATRLVVERERERIAFVPAHYWDIAGQFDTGKDEEPKVFKAGLVSVDGKRVAQGRDFASDGTLKTRDALHLDEAAARALAERLRGRPYEVKSVERKPYTRKPYPPFRTTTLQQEASRKLNYSAKYTMSVAQKLYENGFITYMRTDSITLSETAITAARRQAASLFGGEYVPDKPRVYASKVKNAQEAHEAIRPAGDTFRTPAETGLSGDQFRLYELIWKRTIASQMKDAAGQSVSIRVTGLSTRNERAEFGATGKTITFHGFLKAYVESADDPSTDRDDQERRLPNLAEGDALTANAVDAEGHSTRPPARYTEASLVKELEEREIGRPSTYASIIGTILAREYVFKKGTALVPSFLAFAVTNLLEQHFGNLVDYDFTAHMEDGLDEIARGDAERVPWLNRFYYGDNGEEGLRELVGDIGDIDAKGISSFPIKGTDIVVRVGRYGSYLDRDGERVNIPDDIAPDELTAEKAEELLAQPSGDRELGTDPATGHTIVAKSGRFGPYVTEILPEPAPPAEGEKKKRTKKADAPKPRTGSLFKSMSLDTITLDDALKLLSLPRTLGELDGEPVTAQNGRFGPYIKRGTDSRSLGSEDELFTVTLEKAKELFAQPKQRGRRAAAAAPLRELGKDPASEKPVVVKEGRFGPYVTDGETNASLRKGDEVESITIQRAAELLAERREKVAAGGGKKKPAPRRRTSAKSGS; from the coding sequence GTGCCAGCCAAGAACGGCACCGCGAACAGTGGCCGGGGGAACGGCGCGGGGACGCGCCTGGTGATCGTCGAGTCGCCCGCGAAGGCGAAGACGATCGCGGGGTACCTGGGCCGCGGCTACATCGTGGAGTCCAGTATCGGCCACATCCGGGACCTGCCCGGGAGCGCCTCGGAGGTGCCGGCCAAGTACAAGGGCGAGCCGTGGGCGAAGCTCGGCGTGAACGTCGAGCGCGAGTTCGAGCCGCTGTACGTGGTCAACTCCGACAAGCGGCAGCAGGTCCAGAAGCTGAAGAAGCTGCTGGCCGAGGCCGACGAGCTCTACCTCGCGACGGACGAGGACCGTGAGGGCGAGGCGATCGCCTGGCACCTCCAGGAGGTCCTGAAGCCGAAGGTGCCGGTGCACCGGATGGTCTTCAACGAGATCACCAAGGACGCGATCCAGCGCGCCGCCGCGAACCCGCGCGAGCTGAACATGCCGCTGGTGGACGCGCAGGAGACGCGCCGCGTCCTGGACCGGCTCTACGGGTACGAGGTCAGCCCCGTCCTGTGGAAGAAGGTCATGCCGAAGCTGTCGGCGGGCCGGGTGCAGTCGGTGGCGACGCGGCTGGTGGTCGAGCGGGAGCGGGAGCGGATCGCGTTCGTCCCCGCCCACTACTGGGACATCGCAGGCCAGTTCGACACGGGTAAGGACGAGGAGCCGAAGGTCTTCAAGGCCGGGCTCGTCAGCGTGGACGGCAAGCGCGTCGCGCAGGGCCGCGACTTCGCGTCCGACGGCACCCTGAAGACGAGGGACGCGCTGCACCTGGACGAGGCCGCGGCGCGCGCGCTGGCCGAGCGGCTGCGCGGCCGTCCGTACGAGGTCAAGTCGGTCGAGCGCAAGCCGTACACGCGCAAGCCGTACCCCCCGTTCCGGACGACGACCCTCCAGCAGGAGGCCAGCCGCAAGCTGAACTACTCCGCGAAGTACACGATGTCGGTCGCCCAGAAGCTGTACGAGAACGGCTTCATCACCTACATGCGAACCGACTCGATCACCCTGTCGGAGACGGCGATCACGGCGGCCCGGCGGCAGGCCGCGTCGCTGTTCGGCGGCGAGTACGTCCCGGACAAGCCGCGCGTCTACGCGTCCAAGGTCAAGAACGCGCAGGAGGCGCACGAGGCGATCCGCCCGGCGGGCGACACGTTCCGCACCCCGGCGGAGACGGGGCTGAGCGGCGACCAGTTCCGGCTGTACGAGCTGATCTGGAAGCGGACGATCGCGTCCCAGATGAAGGACGCGGCGGGCCAGTCGGTGTCGATCCGGGTGACCGGGCTGTCGACCCGGAACGAGCGGGCCGAGTTCGGCGCGACCGGCAAGACGATCACGTTCCACGGATTCCTGAAGGCGTACGTGGAGAGCGCGGACGACCCGTCCACCGACCGGGACGACCAGGAGCGGCGGCTGCCGAACCTGGCCGAGGGCGACGCGCTGACCGCGAACGCGGTGGACGCCGAGGGCCACTCGACCCGCCCGCCGGCCCGCTACACCGAGGCCAGCCTGGTCAAGGAGCTGGAGGAGCGGGAGATCGGGCGGCCGTCGACGTACGCCTCGATCATCGGGACGATCCTGGCGCGCGAGTACGTGTTCAAGAAGGGCACGGCGCTGGTCCCGTCGTTCCTGGCGTTCGCCGTGACGAACCTGCTGGAGCAGCACTTCGGCAACCTCGTCGACTACGACTTCACCGCCCACATGGAGGACGGCCTCGACGAGATCGCGCGCGGCGACGCCGAGCGCGTCCCGTGGCTGAACCGGTTCTACTACGGCGACAACGGCGAGGAGGGCCTGCGGGAGCTGGTCGGCGACATCGGCGACATCGACGCCAAGGGCATCAGCTCGTTCCCGATCAAGGGCACCGACATCGTGGTGCGGGTCGGCCGGTACGGCTCCTACCTGGACCGGGACGGCGAGCGGGTCAACATCCCCGACGACATCGCGCCGGACGAGCTGACCGCCGAGAAGGCGGAGGAGCTGCTCGCGCAGCCGTCCGGCGACCGGGAGCTCGGCACCGACCCGGCGACCGGGCACACGATCGTCGCGAAGTCGGGCCGGTTCGGCCCGTACGTCACCGAGATCCTGCCGGAGCCGGCGCCGCCCGCCGAGGGCGAGAAGAAGAAGCGGACGAAGAAGGCGGACGCCCCCAAGCCGCGCACCGGGTCGCTGTTCAAGTCGATGTCGCTGGACACGATCACCCTGGACGACGCGCTGAAGCTGCTCTCGCTGCCCCGCACGCTCGGCGAGCTGGACGGCGAGCCGGTGACCGCGCAGAACGGCCGGTTCGGCCCCTACATCAAGAGGGGGACCGACAGCCGCTCGCTCGGCTCCGAGGACGAGCTGTTCACCGTCACGCTGGAGAAGGCCAAGGAGCTGTTCGCGCAGCCGAAGCAGCGCGGCCGCCGGGCCGCCGCCGCGGCGCCGCTGCGCGAGCTGGGCAAGGACCCGGCGAGTGAGAAGCCGGTGGTCGTGAAGGAGGGGCGGTTCGGCCCGTACGTGACCGACGGCGAGACCAACGCGAGCCTCCGCAAG
- a CDS encoding chaplin has translation MRTRAKGTSRAAVLAAGFVALGVTVLPANAFADVTSGDGGVLSGNQIDAPISAPVDVSGNNAAVLGIGDATSHGGAKVHQRRADGQRTSGAHGVASGNQLNAPISAPVNVCGNSVAVVGVSDAGCEGGAKVIGGGRGGQNTDGSGSVLGGNQLNAPISAPVNVCGNAVAVVGNAVAGCEGGAHVKNGGHAGSGQETSGVFGVGSGNQGNVPISAPVDVCGNAVGTLVGNAAASCAGGASVHDGGHYGSGHQITGGAFGVLSGNQADSPISVPVNVCGNAAAVVGHAWAFCEGGAQVTEVGGGHQHTSGVGGVLAGNQAHAPTKAPVDVCGNTAALVGIASARCQDGDGYPTYPTYPDYPTYPGNPGYDDYSSSPRVLDLLPQTGLPGVASGLPSVTDLPRPVNVPVSNSRAQNGGVPSPTVPSVNNLLKPGEVPQVPGRPVADGRRAKGGIPGTDGLPAANGLVKTGAVQGGLPDLEGVVRSGGLNELLNLRPAAGTRQAGVPVADALSLGTPGRPMPGGGLPGTGLSKMVKPVGERADVARPGLLGFVLGKDPLAAVNGIVTVDPLTLPAGQSGAVQQRDAAAQPLPLPGGLVKGQEVPVAVSALDTRALPGTGNPLPTTENPPPTTGNPLMDAVDGGVKELGPVRNVAADGPIVEDGAGSLWALGASAVLGAVAGVLALARRLLPGGRR, from the coding sequence ATGCGAACGCGGGCAAAAGGCACATCGCGTGCCGCGGTGCTCGCCGCGGGCTTTGTCGCTCTCGGCGTCACCGTCCTCCCGGCCAACGCCTTCGCCGACGTCACGAGCGGCGACGGCGGAGTCCTGAGCGGCAACCAGATCGACGCGCCGATCTCGGCGCCGGTCGACGTCAGCGGCAACAACGCCGCCGTGCTCGGCATCGGCGACGCCACGTCCCACGGCGGCGCCAAGGTCCACCAGCGGCGGGCGGACGGGCAGCGGACGTCCGGCGCGCACGGCGTCGCGTCCGGCAACCAGCTCAACGCCCCCATTTCGGCGCCGGTGAACGTCTGCGGCAACAGCGTCGCCGTCGTCGGCGTCTCGGACGCCGGGTGCGAGGGCGGCGCCAAGGTCATCGGCGGCGGCCGCGGCGGGCAGAACACCGACGGGTCGGGCAGCGTCCTCGGAGGCAACCAGCTCAACGCGCCGATCTCCGCGCCCGTCAACGTGTGCGGCAACGCGGTCGCGGTCGTCGGCAACGCGGTGGCCGGGTGCGAGGGCGGTGCACACGTCAAGAACGGCGGGCACGCGGGCTCCGGGCAGGAGACGTCCGGCGTCTTCGGGGTCGGCAGCGGAAACCAGGGCAACGTTCCGATCAGCGCGCCCGTGGACGTCTGCGGCAATGCGGTCGGCACCCTGGTCGGCAACGCGGCGGCGTCCTGCGCTGGCGGCGCGTCCGTCCACGACGGCGGGCACTACGGGTCGGGGCACCAGATCACCGGCGGCGCCTTCGGCGTCCTGTCCGGGAACCAGGCGGACTCCCCGATCAGCGTCCCGGTGAACGTGTGCGGCAACGCGGCGGCCGTGGTCGGCCACGCCTGGGCGTTCTGCGAGGGCGGCGCCCAGGTGACCGAGGTCGGCGGCGGCCACCAGCACACGTCCGGGGTGGGCGGCGTCCTCGCCGGAAACCAGGCGCACGCCCCGACCAAGGCCCCGGTGGACGTCTGCGGCAACACCGCCGCGCTCGTCGGCATCGCCTCCGCCCGATGCCAGGACGGCGACGGGTACCCCACCTACCCCACCTACCCCGACTACCCCACCTACCCCGGCAACCCCGGTTATGACGACTACTCCTCGTCGCCGCGGGTGCTTGACCTCCTGCCCCAGACCGGCCTCCCCGGAGTCGCGAGCGGCCTTCCCTCCGTGACCGACCTGCCGAGGCCGGTGAACGTTCCGGTTTCCAACAGCCGCGCCCAGAACGGCGGCGTCCCCTCCCCGACCGTGCCGAGCGTCAACAACCTGCTCAAGCCCGGCGAGGTGCCCCAGGTGCCGGGACGTCCGGTCGCGGACGGCCGGCGCGCCAAGGGCGGCATCCCCGGCACGGACGGTCTCCCGGCGGCGAACGGCCTCGTCAAGACGGGTGCCGTGCAGGGCGGTCTGCCCGACTTGGAGGGCGTGGTGCGTTCGGGTGGCCTGAACGAGCTGCTGAACCTGCGGCCGGCGGCGGGCACGCGGCAGGCCGGGGTGCCCGTCGCGGACGCCCTTTCGCTCGGGACGCCGGGGCGGCCCATGCCGGGCGGCGGCCTGCCCGGCACGGGTCTCTCCAAGATGGTCAAGCCGGTGGGCGAGCGCGCGGATGTCGCGCGGCCGGGCCTGCTCGGCTTCGTCCTCGGCAAGGACCCGCTGGCCGCGGTGAACGGCATCGTGACCGTCGACCCGCTGACGCTGCCCGCCGGGCAGAGCGGCGCCGTCCAGCAGCGGGACGCCGCGGCCCAGCCCCTCCCCCTTCCGGGCGGGCTGGTGAAGGGGCAGGAGGTGCCGGTGGCGGTGTCCGCCCTCGACACGCGGGCCCTTCCGGGCACCGGAAACCCGCTGCCGACCACCGAGAACCCGCCGCCGACCACCGGTAACCCGCTGATGGACGCCGTGGACGGCGGCGTCAAGGAGCTCGGCCCGGTGCGGAACGTCGCGGCGGACGGGCCGATCGTCGAGGACGGCGCCGGGTCGCTGTGGGCGCTCGGCGCGAGCGCGGTGCTGGGCGCCGTCGCCGGGGTGCTGGCGCTGGCGCGCCGGTTGCTGCCGGGCGGGCGCCGCTGA